One Zingiber officinale cultivar Zhangliang chromosome 10B, Zo_v1.1, whole genome shotgun sequence genomic window, AtttacctaattttttttttagagaaaaaatttaaaataagataTAATTCTTTCTAAATTTATTACATTTAAATTATAATCTATTATATTTTTAATCAAATTGAATATGATTATTTTCCATATAACCAACCGATTGAAAGCTAATATCAATCGATTGACTTAGACTGAATCGATTGATCTAATTGATTCAACCTAATTTAATTGATTGATATGACTCCATTAATCAAGTGAAAAAGAGTCGTGCTCAAttgaatagaaaatatattcaattTTAGTTAAATAATgatgaatttaggaggaattgtatttattttggacttgttgtacctataaaaataattaaggaGAGCTTTTGTTCCTTCCGATCAATTCttaatcgattggagtcatcaaattgatagaaaatatattatattctaattaaataattctgaattttaaaaaaattatattttattttaaattttttatataaataaaaataaataaataaataaataaataaataagtgtaTATTAAGAAGTTGGAAGAGAGTttgaaacaaaagaaaatttCGGAATGAGAACAAAATGTTTCTGACACAAAAATTtaggaatttatttattttattggataaaaattaaaaggggTTCATTATTATATTTTGTTAAAAgggtgttttttaaaaaatatatatattgatatttTTTCATCAAAATATATTCAAATAGAGCTACGTGCCACGTGCCACATGAAGATTGCCCAATCTATCCTCCGATCCTCTTGTGGGACAGGCACTCACATATGGTCCAAAATAAACAAGTCCTACCTTAGAAAAGGATGGACAAAAGGAGCTCACGGTCCAATGAGATGGCGATAAAGTGGGGAGAAGGACACAACTTATTATTATCTATATAATTATATTAGATATTacattttttaacaaaataaataaaaaattaattgaataatcaaACTCTCAGCGAAAGTAGTGAATTAAATCGGATATGGATCGTCATGGGAGATTATTAGTACACTTATCTTCGGATTAAGGTTAATCAACTTGATTAAATTTGAGTAGatttaagtttgagttttgatatttagaCAATACATTTTCGAATAATATGTAAGTAAAAGTCAAATAGATCAAGAACTAGATATTTGACGATATATTAGAAAAAAGTCAAGTAGATCATGGATGATCAGATACTTAACTGTGAATTCTTAACTTAAGGGTTAAGCAAGGGATAAGTTCTAACAGGAGGTCAGACAAgacaaagtcctaactcgagggttagttAAGATAAAAGTCTAAGTGAGTTATAACCGCGATCagacaaaggaaagtctaagtcgGTTAAGCAGGACCACACATTGGTAAAGAAAAggcctaactgcgattaggcaagagaaaaatctaaATGGGCCAAGAAGGACCGtacttggtgattggaagtctaaaAGAAAGTTGGCATGAGAtgtaaagtccaagtgagtcagagtttgaccggatacttggtaaaaAAGTTCCAACATCTGACAGTTGACTGAATGTTGGGCAAGGAAACTCTAGACTTGATCATGCAAGTTAGGGTTGGACAATCAATTGACCTTAAGATAATCGATTAGAGCAATCGATTAATCTCTTCctaatcgatcagatgatcgattgggagctgtttgtcgcgagagaggagaagaccTGAATCGATTGGAGGCAATTGATTAATcattcaccaatcgattggtcaatcaattaggAGCCTAAATCGCGAGTACAGAGAGGTGCTGAatcaattggccaatcgattCAATCCTCTCCAATCAATTgtgttgatcgattggggaattgTTTTATCACAAGGAGTTTAATCAATTAGGTAATCAATTGAGAGGAATTCACGAGCAAATAATTGGCTTctaaatcgatcaggtgatcaattgaggtcatcttaatcgattgggagaagaagaaaagagccaCTGTGAGGTTTGGATGGCATGATTTGCTCGTATCTGACATGATAATCGACGATTTGGGGGGGAGGGGGTAAGACCAATCGATTTGGAGCTCTAATCCGTGTGATATAAAGGCTTTCGTGAAGATTTAAAtgcatctcttcttctcctctcttcatcGTTGGTGCTTGGGTTGTGGAAGAGaagtgtgttggtgcaaccttaggtcaaggttgacctggttgacccgactcgagttgacctgactcgagttgtattttgatgtttgacgatgttttgacgagaagagaagttctattcttgatgtttgacaagaatagatgtttgggagattattggtgcaaccgtaggtcaaggttgacctgattcggtgaaaagtccaagtatggagacttggcactggaaaagtccaagtacggagacttggcacggggaaaagtccaagcaggtagtttggcacgcgaaaagtccaagtatggagacttggcacgggaaaagtccaagcaggtagcttggcacgcggaaagtccaagtatggagacttggcacggggaaagtccaaacaaggagtttggcacggggaaaagtcctggtgagtgaagtcaggcagtcggaaaatcctggtgagtgaagccaggtgaaaatcctagtgagtgaagctaggtgaaagtggaagtcctggtgagtgaagccaggcattgtggaaatcctggtgagtgaagccaggtaaaaaccatagtaagtgaagctaggtgaaagtcctggtgagtgaagccgggcaagggaaaatccagatggatcaaaggtgatcggacatctggtgttgggaagtccaagtagatcaagggagtgatcggatacttggcacgaagaggaaagcccaagtgggtcaaagggattgaccgaatacttggtggagaattctagcaggtcaagggagtgaccagatgctaggaatgatgaatcaacatgtcaaggttgaccggatgttggtttggacttggtttgggcgaaaaccatgagctggatcgatctggtgatcgatccagtgataccgcgaatattctgatcggtctggtgaccgatcagtaacacatcagtagcatactgtgtgataactgatcggtctggtgaccgatcaggagtcgatcagaagccgaacaggagcgaggcgcaagaggggctgatcggtctggggaccgatcagcacaaagcctgatcggtccccagaccgatcaggaagtaccctgatcggtctgtggaccgatcagtaggttccctgatcggtccacagaccgatcagggcactagccgttgcgacgcaacggctagatttcttctgtgcttctttctccgcaggtataaaaggagggctgctgctgcgagcctcccttcttctagttcttcttcttcttccttggattgaagcttctgcttctgtgctctgaggttctgagctttgttgagctcgcttccgaagcttcgcgtgagcttccagtcgtcgatcagctgctgcagttgggatgtgaagttgctgcttcatcgcctccggtcgacagaggaggcaagcgagtgttgcattcatattgttgtttgtatttgcttcttgctttccttgtactcctttcttgttgttacaagtattgtggcgaggtttctccacccacaaggagcatttattagccggttctccggggactcatccaccgacggattgataggcttcgtccaccttacggacacgccgaggagtaggagtttatctccgaacctcgttacatcggtttgtttgaggtttgtcttctttccctttcgtttctgtgtttattttccgctgcgctaacacgttttgtagaaacgcgacgatttggggtcgactattcacacccccctctctagcctccatctaagatcctaacaaagtgttgttgcactttccgagattcaagaggcatctacaagcaaTAAGAGATCAAACAATAAAGGTTTTGATTTgtattgtgtatttacttcttgcttttattgtattcttgttgttgtatgaggtttctccacctccggatgaCTTTGGAGaaagagtgtttttcatagtggagtgtgcactgtgtgaatccttggattagttacttCAAGGAGGTGAATACCAAGCAAATTCTAGTATTACCGATTGCTTCGAGTTTTCCACTGCAATAAATCATCAACAAAGTGATTGAAGCTAATCACCCTCTCTAGCTCCTAAAGTGTCTTAACATATCAAACACAATTCATTGGGTAAGTgcaaaaacaaaaaatatattaGTCTAAACTGGAATTGATTTGGATATGAATTTGGCCAAGTTACGATTCAACcaagtttaattagattaaattggttcaatcaatttaaaattagttaaaatttttttgagaaaatattttttttctctcttttctttttattctcttCCGGGCACACATTGTCTCACTCCCACCGCCTCACGTGCAAACCTCCATGCATtgacttctttcttctttttgatcttcctttttcttgtatttttcttccaAACCATTGCTTAAttgtttttctcttctctttctacAACAAtagttctcttttcttcttcctattCTCAAGAGCATCAACTctccttctttcctttcttttattatttctagCCGACTAATAGCAACCTtagtccttcttcctctcaaataaGAGTCATTCTTGTTTTATCTTTTCTTATTATTGGAACTAGCACTATGTGAAAATCTGTATTAGACTTCGTCACTGTTTACTTCGACAATCAAtaattatgaagtaatatattaCAATTAACTTCAGTACAAAATTTAATATAGTAAATACTAGTTTAGACTTCATAGATTAAAAAATACAGGCTTTACTTCTAATTTTATCTAATATTTTACTTCATGATATgtatttgatgaagtaataagtcaCAAAATTAAACTATATGTCTAAATGTTGAAATAATAAGTTATAACTGATTAAAAATACTAGCTGAACCGACCGGTTTATTTTTTTGTCCACGTGGGAACCCTAATTACTTTACTTTTCTCCTGTCATGCGCCCTCTATCTTCTTCTATTTTCTTCACGTTTTTTCTCCTTATGCCCTCTTCATGTTTTTTTGCTTGACGCACAGATTCAACTTCACTCGACAACCTCCAACTCCCCCAGTGGCCTTCCACTCACCGCCGGCGACCCTCGACTCCCCCGACAGCAAATCTACTTCACCAAGCCGGCGGTCTTCGAGTTGTTCCCCCGAACGCACAAAGATCCTTTCCTCTCTACAGAGCTAGGTTTGTTCTCTCTTCGAtctcttctttcctttcctctctgCCTCGCCGTTaggtttcttttcctttcctctctGTTGCTTTGTCTCTAACCGATcttaactattattttttttgtcgTGTGCCATTTAGGTCTTCTCTGTGTTTTTTAACCTTGCGCCCTCTGCTTGTTTTTTCACCCGACGCAAACAATCGACTTCACTCGGTGTGCTTTGACTCCACTAGAGACAAATCTACTTTACCTGGCGACTGTCCTTCATGTTTTctacacactacaacaaaatcgctcatagacatcagtggaacaacaacggttttaggctaaaaccgatgtctttgagtattttacatcaatttttctaaaaaccggtgtctatgagcgcagattttagctcatagacatcagttttttaggcgatgtctatgagcgccccttttttcgttaatagacatcgattttaatatcggtttttaaaatccgatgttaatgaacccaaataaaatattttaattttccccacaagccaaaatctgcCTAAGTgttttccctccaaacctaaatctttatcccgccccttcctccgcgcgaccatctctctcgcgataacctaaaccgaaacctaaacctccgaccatctgaccatccgaccatctctctcagcctaaacctaaacctccgaccatctctctcagcctcatctccctcttccccttcttgaatctcttccccttcttggatcgacgcccttcctctcccgattaggatcaaaaccacctgcttcgaTCCTAAGCAAAATCGTAGTTCCATTCTGCCTCCTCGTtcgatcctctcttcctcctcctccttcctctcttcgctcttcccggTTAAGATAGGGGCCGACAAGATCCGAACAGCTAGAGGACGCCCACGACcaccatggcacggttggtcggcaACATGAGGGAATCCAAAGGAAGAGAGAACAACACCGAGATCTCTGATCTTGTGTAAAGGGGTCTCCTTCTTCTGAAGCAAAGAGATCGAGTGCAGTACAAGAATAACGAAGTATGTCTGCCTGTTAAAACCCTAAAATTGCAGGCATAAAGGCTCTCCGtgcttcattttctccttctcggcCTCTTCGCTCGCCGGGTACACGGTCATCTTCAAAACCTCTCGTTTCCTCTTTTCATTCTTCTTAATCGTCTGATTGCTAAAGGTTGAGGATGGGGTTTGGGGTTAACCTCTCTATAAAGCGTCGAAGCCTTTTCTTTTCCCCCGACTTTCTCCTctgttcttcctctgcttctcgcgACTTCGAACTTCACGCGACCGAGACCTGcgatttcttcttctctcggtGGCGCCGACGAAGAGCGGACCTTGGAGCgttgagaggaagagaggttagtTACAGCCGAACCTTCTTTCTCCCCGATCCCTTCCTCCCTTCTTTGATCTCGGTGAACAACGGCGACGGATCTCGATCGGTGGATTTCGCCGGCTGTCGGGAGGGAACCAAGGGCATCGGCGTTGGATCAGGCCAGCATCGATTGTTTGGAGGAGGTAACAACCATTGTTCCTTCCCGATCTCTATCCCTGTTCGTCGGCAAGAACAAGTCGTTGCCCTAACttcgatcttggaggtaagggttTGGTTTTGGTTGTGAATTCGAACCTTGATCCTTTCTAGTGTTGTTTCAGCTGGTTCTTTCTGGGAAGCAGAGACTGGTATTTTGGTCCCGGCCACCACAGCTCTGTTGAATCGATCTCTTCTTCGTATCAGTGATCGTCTCCGGTGATTGAAGGGTGCAGAGGTAATGAGGTCGATCTGTTGTTGTTGTTAACAGGTTGTTTTGATGACTTCTTGttattctttcttcttgatccggctagTGAAGATGCACTATGTAATGTTCTGTTTGTAGGGGATTGAGGTACGGTTTAGTTCTTGTTCCTTACCCTTGTGCGATCATTAGTTGCAGTAGATGTTACCTAATGAATCCTGTGTGTTTTGAGCTGGATCCACGGCAGAGTCAATAAGAATTTGTTTGTTTTGGTGTTGGAGGTTAAGGGTATGATGTGTTACTAGTTAACAAGGATAAAAGTTGTTATATTGGGTAATTGAATGTTGTAAATAAAGATTTACCTGAATCTGAAATGGTTTCAGTGACATTTAGGTTTCATGTTAGGTGATTATGGAAGATTGTAACCTTGAAGATCTAATGGGAATTTAGATATTGGATGGTTTAGgttagaatataaatttaatatggtTATGTTAAAAGAAGGGAGCCGTACCTATGGTTAGCGTTTCTTTTGTATGTTCATTTCCTCCAggtttttgtaatttaatttccacCCTCTAggggattttttttaattcagttttCGATGCCTAATTCCACCCTGCTTCTTTCTGACATACATTTACACATTGTTTCAAAGGATGCGATGTGCTTATTTTAGATACTGGATTGGGAAGTgtagagaatcaagcaagggtcaAGGAGTTGCTTCATGTGGAGGAATCAAAACTAGAGGAGGATGAGGGTAAGTGTTTTTACTCATAATATTATTTTAGTTTCTGTTCAAATCAGTTGGCACTCAATTCTGTGCTTTAGGAAATACCACTCCAGTAGTGAGATGGGTTCGAGATGATAAATATGATTGCATCCGATTAAAGCATTGCAAGGTGAGCTATATTCACTGTGTATCCCCCCTTCAGAGTACATATGTATCTGTAtagtaattaatttcaatataGGCACATCAAATTACCTTAATTGTTTCTGGACATAGACTTAATCCTTTGGATTACTTTATTTTAATTGGTAGAGTATTTGCCACTATAATTTATTGCATCCACAAGGTTTGCTTTGGATAGCCTGCTCAGGTAGAGTATTTGCcactataatttattttaattggtaGAGTACTCGGGGGCTAAGTAGCCCATGGCAGCACTTGTTTTGAGAGAGGAGAAAATGGCATCGTCTGCTAATAGTTTGTGCAGGGCAGAACTGGAGAGTAGGGGGTTGAAATGGCGGTCAATGAGGACTTTTGTCGATGACATGTTTTGATGGAGCAAGGAGGGCTTGCTAGGTTTGTCGCTGTGGAGATATTCCATACCTATGTAAGAATCAAACAAATTAGGATTCCTCAAGGCAAAGTGCAAATGTAGTTAAATGACAAGATGAAATTCCATCTTAAATGATCAatgtttgttgctgttgttgttacAGTAGTATATTCATTATGATAGCTATCTGAGAAGGAAAATAAATAGTCATATAGGTCAAGTAGAATACCTTTAGCAATGCCTTTGATGATACAAACTCTTACAGACCAATCAAGGACCTTGTGAATCTCATCGCATTTGACATCTAGATATTCCGACAAACTCCCATTTGCAACAAAATCATGAATGAGGAAACACTCTCCTCTTGCTCTTGAATAACAGAAGCCCCTTAATCCAACTAGGTTCTCATGCCTTAGCAATGTCAATGCCTTCAAACCCATGAGAAACTCAGCTTCCTCTGACTTGCAACTAGTCTTGTTGATCCTCTTCACTGCAACCTCCGTTCCATCGCGTAGTATCCCCTTGTATGTTGCCGCAAAGCTGCTTTTCTTGCTAAGTAAATTCACCTCTGAAAAGTAATGAGTAGCACATTCTATCTCCTCCAAGTTAAACCTATAGATCTGAGGAGCCTCTTGAGATGACCCGATACTGCTCCTCTCATCGGTCATTGGATCCCAGCGGTTGGAGTACTCAAGGCTAATGAGTGGAGaagcagtttgatatgagcaCTTAGCAGTTGGATCAGTGCTATTGAGGTCATTTGAACCCTTAAGCAAACCACTACTAAACTTTTATACATTAGTTTATCTTTTTCAATCTTATAAAAGTGCCATAGTCCTGTTAGGGCACATGTTGTCAGCTTTCATCCTATCCCTGAAGCCATAAACTGGAGTCTTGGCAGTCACATAGGCCTGGAGCAAAGCTTCGTATTGCTTCATTCTACCGACATAGCCCATCTCCTTCAGCCTTCGAAAAATCTTTAACAGCTTATTTTCTGCATAAACCTTTAACATAGTGTTGTAGTAGGTTTCTAAATTAAAACTgtctataatttctaaattacTTATAAAGCTATATCCTTTTATGTCgacttataatttattttattaagatttttgaacttacgcatcaccttcatatttaagttagttactttattttcattgtctttgaaggactactgttattatatattttcctgGTTTCTTTTCATGGTTATTCCTTATCCTCTATCCTTTatgtactttcttttgctttagatgCTAGAACAAAAAGCAAACTAATGTAACCCAGTGTGCTGATGTAGTTGCTTCAGAAATAAAGCATGGTTAAAGATCCCTAGTAGATGATGCAGTGCTCATTCCTTGCATAAACAAATCCAAACaccaagcaaggtatatacaaaaaaTACAATGAAGGTCATCTGTAGACACGTTGGAAGGTTTCATACCAAAACATTGTAGTCGTCACCAAAACCTCCAAGGGTCCTTAAATGGGGGAACATAATTTTCCGTAGGAGGGAGGAGACGAAAAGATTCTATAGTTTTTTGAAGTACAGGGCCCAACTGCAGAAAAAACCCAACCGTTCAGAATGTTACGCATTTGAAAGAATTTTAGTTTTGAAACTGGAATCATATGATCTTGAAATCAGGGAGATAATAACAAGTTGTTTTTTTCCTTGTTaataacttcattttaataatttttcccaagtcatgctttgctttacaacctaaccatccacaagcattgtcaagccttggcaacatatatatacatggattggtaagctttagaaatgtttgatgacaactgtgcggatagtttatttttgttccttaatgaaacttctcttcatgcagTAATATGATGAGTGTTGCTGCATCATTCTATAAGGCAATTTTAGCAGTTACAACAGGGATATCTGTGCCCTTCAacaacttggctattatatacaGGCAACAGGTAGAGTACTATATCTGCCTTTTTCATTGCTAGTTTGAGAGTTACTGCATATTGCCTCATTTAATAGAAGAAAGTCATATAATTTGTCTATCATCTTCTTTGTTGTCTTTGCCCCTAGTTGGAAATTGATAGTTCTCTTGTATTACAATAGGGAAATTATGCAGAAGCGATAGCCTGTAAATTTGATTGGATTATAGTTTTATATTGATTGGATTATAGTTTTAAATTTGATAGAATGCTTGCCTTTATGCACAGAGACTATGCTTTGCATCGGAAGTGAATGGCATCGTTATCCTTCTTCATTTTTTATGCCTTCGTACATTAAGGAAGCTCATTGGATAAATGAAGGATTTAGGGGCCTTCTCCCATATCCTTTTAATTCAAGTTTGGGAGGCATGAAAACTACCCCACCTTATTTCAATGACAAGAACAAGGGTTCTCATGGCCAATATGTGTCTATTAATGGGATTTTCAATGTCTTGCTTACCACGTTAATCCTACTTCTGATTGGATTTGCAGCTTCAAGATATCAAACTCTACACCTTctatatggagctagatttgcaaAAGCCATATCCAACTCGAGGAAGTGACTTATTGACATGGGAGGTAGGTGTACCTCTTTAGTTCCGCTTTTAACCAAATATCCCTATAAAGATTCATTTGTGTGCTCTTAACAGATCTATTCCTACAACGTTGTTATCTAGGATTAGCATTTATTTTGTTAAATGTGATTTATGCACCTATAATTATTCTGGTGAAGTTAGCATTCTATTAAACTAGATTATGACCTTTGCAGAGAACTTATTGGTAACCAAGGACTTTGTGAAGATAGCAAATTTTGGCCTTGCTCGTGAAGTTCATTCGAAGCCACCATTCACAGAATAGGTTTCAACACGCTGGTAAGCATGTTTATGACAAGCACTTGtgatcttatattttttatttgatacatgtacacatttgttttagttatttgacatagggTGGATTtttgtgtttttacagtttacaaatctcaagtactccagagttgaaattgatgaaatgcagttcgagtgggctgaatgcatgctagattacatttgaagtgcggttctaccttgatgtgttaaaaaatGTTCTACctcgattttgatatctattagctagcttttgatgtaaaaagaatgtttgggtattttatggatattgttgtaagaagattatttatataatttgtgaatatttgtatattttatggatattattgaatgaagaatatttgtacaatttgtgaatatttgtgtatttttttttgttattgtcagttttaaaatcaaatctgtgctgttaaaaaaaatacatattacatcggttttccaccgatgtaaaatcggtgttataaagtaatattacatcggttatttaccgctgccaaaactggtgttattaacatacaatattacatcggttttacaccgtgtatgaaacggtgtcgttaagtgatactacaccggttaataaccgattcgaaaaccggtgtcgttaagtgatactacaccggttttaacccgatgtctaaaatgacagacttttaacatcggcttcatagacatcggtcgaaaatcaaatagacaccggtggaaaaccgatgtctatgagcgattttgttgtagtgacagcTCTAGGTTTGTTCCCTCTCCGACCCCTTCTTATCAATACATGTTATATTACATCAACAAATGGATATGATAGCATCAAGAAGTAACATAAATAGGGAGACAGAAACTAAACAAACCACAAGTTTTGGTGTTTATGGGCACCTGAATCAAAATAATTCAATTTTATATATACGCAACACTTTCCCTCAAGATGGAGGATGTATATCATCTTGTCAATACATGTTATTTAAGAACATAATTGCAACCATAACTTTTCTATTACAAAGTATTATGCTTGCTCAATGTGTTTATGGGCACCTGGATCACTAGTCATTTTGAAACAGTATGGATAGTTGCTTATTTTCAGAGTACAATTGGCAACTTTCCACCAAAGGATACAATATCCTGATGTAGGATAGTCTGACTTGGCAACTTGTCCTAATTTCTATAAAAAATGCTTGTAATGCGCACACCTCTATTTTGATACATCAATTTTCTTTCCGGAGCTCTCTTAAGTATCTAAGGTTTTGAGAAGCAAGCTTGCAATATATATGGTACAACAAACATAACTTTTTAGTGCTAGCTGGGGCCAGATAAACATAGTGAATAGCttagaaatctattattaaacaTTGATTATGCTGCGACCTATATTTCTAATTCTTTTATATTATAATAGTTTAACTTTAATTTCTGAATCACTTTCCATTACTGTATAATTGTAAATTTTCAGAGTTGACAAACTGGACAAATATGCTTACTTTGTGAATATATTAGACATTTGTAATCCAAAGGGATAATCATAGTTGTTGTGTGATGTTATATGATTGTTCATATGATTCATCCATCAGAGGACACTTAGAGTATACAAAAGATGTTTAATAATAAGTTCAGTGAAGAAATTAATGAATGTGCATCAATTATTGAAAACCAAATCATTATATATTAGTATTGATAATTTGTTTTTGAtggttttaaagaaaataatagtGTAACTTTTAAGAAAACATATAATATATGGTCACCACAAGTTTTGGTGTTTGCTTGTTTAGTCTTTTTCATGACAACTTTAACAGACTCCTTTTTGCTCTCACCAGCATTGGATGTTTTACTTGTGATTTTGGTGGTAATAATAGGTGCGTTTTTAGATGACTTGGATATTATAGCATGTGTTATTATCTTTTTTTCTTACATTATTTCATTGCTCAtgtatttgttagagtgtatactaaaaacctagctttttgtaaatatttatttttgaaataaagattcacattggtcaaatgtctacatttatatgctaagtgtagttgttcaattaatttatattgtagataacatggtgtgtggtgtcacacatagaagatcatgttatcaattccttataaattataaacagtagctcatgactaagattgaaaggaataaaccattggaatagtcgtagtgtaatttgatattagtttatcttaactataaaattacactagtacac contains:
- the LOC122030127 gene encoding probable serine/threonine-protein kinase At1g01540; amino-acid sequence: MTDERSSIGSSQEAPQIYRFNLEEIECATHYFSEVNLLSKKSSFAATYKGILRDGTEVAVKRINKTSCKSEEAEFLMGLKALTLLRHENLVGLRGFCYSRARGECFLIHDFVANGSLSEYLDVKCDEIHKVLDWSVRVCIIKGIAKGMEYLHSDKPSKPSLLHQNMSSTKVLIDRHFNPLLSSSALHKLLADDAIFSSLKTSAAMGYLAPEYSTN